The proteins below are encoded in one region of Oreochromis niloticus isolate F11D_XX linkage group LG6, O_niloticus_UMD_NMBU, whole genome shotgun sequence:
- the LOC109202422 gene encoding sodium channel subunit beta-3-like, whose product MIRLCLAILLICYYCYSESTIFITEPGESITLKCSSEECPQNNGQYAGMYLYHRFTEQNEVYFYSNHVNSKVTVRSRYKGRIESNGAPMNHSITMTNLTVNDSGVYTCVYTESVDKSVECKVYTVFVRAVQVVENCSCETTPMIHPTTYPGQDDQHILVFIISICVLGMLLIVVFILLIIQRVKQKRSSKIRPRRSMQESSDVYEVMTKSDLSPVSEHSSESPYEFD is encoded by the exons ATGATACGACTTTGTTTGGCCATATTATTAATTTGTTATTATTGCTATTCAG agAGCACTATATTCATCACAGAGCCTGGTGAGAGCATTACTTTGAAGTGTTCCTCAGAAGAATGTCCCCAAAACAATGGCCAATATGCTGGGATGTATCTGTATCATAGGTTTACTGAACAAAATGAGGTGTATTTCTATAGCAACCATGTTAACAGCAAAGTTACTGTGCGATCGAGATACAAAGGCAGGATTGAGTCAAACGGAGCTCCCATGAACCACAGCATCACCATGACCAATCTGACTGTGAATGATTCTGGTGTCTACACTTGTGTCTACACAGAATCAGTAGACAAAAGTGTTGAGTGCAAAGTCTACACGGTTTTTGTAAGAG CGGTACAGGTAGTGGAGAACTGTTCCTGTGAAACTACCCCTATGATACATCCCACGA CATATCCTGGACAAGATGACCAGCACATCTTGGTGTTCATCATCAGCATCTGTGTCCTCGGCATGCTGTTAATCGTAGTCTTCATCCTATTGATCATTCAAAGG GTGAAACAAAAGCGTAGCAGCAAAATAAGACCAAGACGTTCGATGCAAGAATCCAGTGACGTGTACGAAGTCATGACCAAGAGTGACCTCTCCCCTGTCTCAGAGCACTCTTCTGAAAGTCCCTATGAGTTTGATTAG
- the LOC102081898 gene encoding uncharacterized protein LOC102081898 — translation MMRLCWALVLIFSYSTSESTIIITEPGESITLKCSSEECPQNNGRYAGMYLYHRFTEQNEVYFYSNHVNSKVTVRSRYKGRMESNGAPMNHSITMTNLTVDDSGVYTCVYKESVDKSVECKVYTVFVRAITNKHNRELQTTAEKRRLPGGNREPNTTEHPKEPCPRQKALLSTAEERHLPLVLIISISTIILLFIIILILLMIQKARKMRSYKRKARPSLQASNDYVYEVMMKTNGWPAAAPVQPAQNPYELV, via the exons ATGATGCGACTGTGTTGGGCCCTAGTGCTGATTTTTTCCTATTCCACTTCAG AGAGCACTATAATCATCACAGAGCCTGGTGAGAGCATCACTTTGAAGTGTTCCTCAGAAGAATGTCCCCAAAACAATGGTCGATATGCTGGGATGTATCTGTATCATAGGTTTACTGAACAGAATGAGGTGTATTTCTATAGCAACCATGTTAACAGCAAAGTTACTGTGCGATCGAGATACAAAGGCAGGATGGAGTCAAACGGAGCTCCCATGAACCACAGCATCACCATGACCAATCTGACTGTGGATGATTCTGGTGTCTACACTTGTGTCTACAAAGAATCAGTAGACAAAAGTGTTGAGTGCAAAGTCTACACGGTTTTTGTAAGAG caataacaaacaaacataacagAGAGCTCCAGACGACCGCAGAGAAGAGACGTCTACCTGGTGGTAATCGTGAGCCTAATACTACCGAGCATCCCAAAG AACCATGTCCCAGACAAAAGGCGCTCTTGTCCACTGCAGAGGAGAGACATCTACCTCTGGTGTTAATCATCAGTATTTCCACCATCATCCTGCTGTTCATCATAATCTTAATCCTACTGATGATCCAGAAG GCGAGAAAAATGAGAAGCTACAAAAGAAAAGCAAGACCTTCCCTGCAAGCATCCAATGATTATGTGTATGAAGTTATGATGAAGACCAACGGGTggccagcagcagctccagTGCAGCCAGCACAAAACCCCTATGAGCTTGTTTAG